The nucleotide sequence CTGACTATAACGAAAGCCTGCGTCGGCGGGGCGATGTAACAATTTGGCTAAGCCCCGAGGTTGAAGCTGCATGGCCTGCAGAGCGCCGCAAGACACGGGGTGGCCAGCCAGTTTATTCTGACCTGTCTATTGTGACCTGCCTGACACTTGGCATCGTTTACAACCAGCCGCTGCGCCAGACCGAAGGGTTTGTAGGCAGCCTGGTGAAGCTCATGGGGCTGGATTTGTTGGTGCCCGACTACTCGACCCTGTCACGTCGCGGGGCCGGTTTGATCTTGCCAATGAAAGCGCGCGCGTCGACGGATGGCCCTATCCACTTGGTGGTAGATAGCACGGGCCTGAAGATCTTTGGCGAAGGCGAGTGGCTGGAAAACAAGCACAAAACAAAGGCCAAACGCAAATCCTGGCGCAAGCTGCATCTTGGGCTGGACCTTGTCACCGGCGAAATTGCCTGCTCTGAACTGACCACCGATGATGTGGGTGATCCCACCGCCTTGCCAGAGCTTCTGGATCAGATTGACGGGGACGTGACACGCTTCATCGCCGACGGCGCCTATGACGGCGACCCGACCAGCGACTTGCTCGTGAAGCTGTTTGGGGTTGATGTCGAGATCACTATTCCGCCTCCCAAGACTGCGGTTCTCAGCGCCGAGGCTGTGGGCAATCCAACGCTGCGCGACCAGCGCATTGCCGCAATACGCACAGGCGGGCGTATGGCCTGGCAGGTGAGCAGCGGATACAATCAGCGCAGCCGCGGTGAAACACAAATGGGGCGCTGGAAAATGGTCATCGGCCCCAAACTGAAAGCGCGCAGCTTTCCCAACCAGAAAACCGAAGCCAAGATCGGCACCCACATTCTGAACAAGATGACCGAACTTGGCCGTGCCAAGTTCGAGGTCGTCTCTTGACCAAATGAGCGGGTAAGGGCAAACTCAAACCATCGTAGGTCCGTGCAACAACGCCCCAATGGAAACCGTTTCGGTTCCGTGGCAATTTGAGAGAGCTGTTGGGTCCGGCTGCAGTATTTGCATGCGCTGTCTTGTCCTGAAACGGGACAAAAATCCACATAGGTAGGTTTGATACAAGCCTATGGATTCATGTTTTATTCTACAAATCAGTCACTTTACGGCTGCCTATAAGGGCCGCTTTGAATCCCGTTTTGCTTTGCAACTGCAGCAACGAATTATCTTGACGCGCGCAAACTATTGTGAGCTTTTGCTCGATTAGTGAGCTATTGACTGATTTATCAGGATAGGGGGGAGAAAAGACATGGCATCAAATAACGCCGATCACGACCGCAGCGATGGTGCGCCACTGTTTCGGATGAGCAGGATCAGCAAAAATTTCGGCGGCCTGAAAGCACTGGTCAATGTGGATTTGATACTGAACGCGGGCGAGGTGCTGGCGCTTTGCGGTGACAATGGCGCGGGCAAATCCACCTTGATCAAGGTCGCGACCGGGGTCTATCAGCCGAACGTGGGCAAGATTGAACTTGATGGAACGGAGATTGCCCTTTCAAGCCCGGCAGAGGCCAAGAAACTGGGCATTCAATGCGTCCATCAGACATTGGCACTGGCAGACATGCTGGGCGCGCCGGAAAACCTGTTTCTGGGGGCCGAACTGACGAAATCCTGGTTCGGTGGCTTGATCAAGGTTCTGGATAACAAGCGCATGCGCAAGGAATCCGCTGAAGCGCTGCGCGACATTCTGGATGTTGAACTGCCCAACCCCGATCAGCCAGTCTACTATCGTTCGGGCGGCCAGAAGCAATCTATCGCGATTGCGCGGGCGATCTACAAGACCAACCCGAAACTCATCATCCTTGACGAGCCGACAGCAGCGCTAGGGCCGGAAGAGACCGAAAAGACCTTGGAGCTGACCCGCAAGCTGCGTGACCAAGGGTATGGGGTTATCCTTATCTCTCACAACCTTGAGGAAGTGATGGCCTATGCCGACCGGGTCATGGTCCTTTGGCGCGGTCAGAAGATTGGTGAACGCACCATCAGCGAAACATCGCGCGGCGAGATTCTGCAAATGATCATGGGGTCGAACGAAACTGTGGCCAGGGCAAACGCCTGATCCCGTTTGTTCCTTCAGAAAAACAAGGAAATACATATGTCACTGGCATCAGAAGCTGCACCAGCAGGGGTGCAAGACAAGAAAACACTTGGCGAAGTCCTGAAATCTTCGATGGGCGTGTTGGGCCCGTTCATCATGCTGATCCTTGCGATCCTGATCCCTGCGCTTACGCTGGATAATTTCTTCACACAGCGCAATATCATCAACATCATCCTTCAAGCGTCAATCTACATCCCGCTGGTCATCGGAATGACTTTCGTTATCACCGGGGGTGGGATTGACCTGTCGGTAGGCGCGCAGGTCGCACTGGTCGGCGTGATTGTCGGAAGCTGGCTGACCGCTGGCACGATGCCGATCTGGATGATCCTTGTGGGTGCACTGCTATTGGGCACGATCCTCGGCACGATCAATGGCTTGGTCATAAGCTGGCTCAAGATCCCGGATTTCATCGTGACACTTGCCTTCATGGAAATCTGGCGCGGGCTGGCGCTGGTGCATTCCTCGGGCAAGATATGGCACGGCTTTCCAGACGAGCTGCGCGGACTGTCCACTTACAGAGTTTTCGATGTGCTGCCGTTGTCGGTTTTCCTGGTCTTTGCCTTGGTGTTTCTCGGCGCATGGATGTACCGCAACACTCATTTTGGGCGATATGCTGTCGCTATCGGCTGCAACAGGGATTCGGCTACCACCATCGGGATCAGTGTCGATCGCCACAAGATCTATCAATATGGTTTTCTTGGCCTGATGTGCGGTATCGCGTCGCTCTTGCTGATGAGCCGGATCGATTCAGCGCAGGCGACCATGGCCACTGGCTACGAGATCCACGTCATCGCGGCCACCATCATTGGGGGCACGTCGATCTTTGGCGGCAAGGGCAATGTCTGGGGCGCGCTGATCGGGGCGTTAATCCTTGCGATCATCGCGAATGCGCTGATCCTCGCGAATGTGCAGGTGTTCTGGCGGCTTGTGGCCACCGGGCTCGTGATCCTGCTGGCCGTCACAATCAACATGTATCGCGAACGCAACGCGGGCTAGCGCAAAGCATCTGCGATACCGACTACGGACTGGCACGGCGTGCCGGTCAGTCCGTAAACGCCTTTGTCCGGCGAAGCTATTGGGCAAATTTCACCCAAACAGGAGGAAAATGGGATGAAACTTAGAACCGCACTGAAGTTAACGACAATCGCCGCCAGTTTCGCGCTTGGCGCGGGAACAGTAAGCGCAGAGGGCGTAGATATCGACGCGCTCGTCGCAGAGATCCTTGCAGGCCAGAACACCGATCTGGCACTTCATCAAGCATACGCTGAAGCGGTAAGCGCGCCTGGTACGCCTTTTCAGGGAACGCTGCCGGACAAGACCATCCACATCGGC is from Roseinatronobacter monicus and encodes:
- a CDS encoding ABC transporter permease; the encoded protein is MSLASEAAPAGVQDKKTLGEVLKSSMGVLGPFIMLILAILIPALTLDNFFTQRNIINIILQASIYIPLVIGMTFVITGGGIDLSVGAQVALVGVIVGSWLTAGTMPIWMILVGALLLGTILGTINGLVISWLKIPDFIVTLAFMEIWRGLALVHSSGKIWHGFPDELRGLSTYRVFDVLPLSVFLVFALVFLGAWMYRNTHFGRYAVAIGCNRDSATTIGISVDRHKIYQYGFLGLMCGIASLLLMSRIDSAQATMATGYEIHVIAATIIGGTSIFGGKGNVWGALIGALILAIIANALILANVQVFWRLVATGLVILLAVTINMYRERNAG
- a CDS encoding IS5 family transposase, with the translated sequence MPHKFNDGRRHKFEKKRYRITNWADYNESLRRRGDVTIWLSPEVEAAWPAERRKTRGGQPVYSDLSIVTCLTLGIVYNQPLRQTEGFVGSLVKLMGLDLLVPDYSTLSRRGAGLILPMKARASTDGPIHLVVDSTGLKIFGEGEWLENKHKTKAKRKSWRKLHLGLDLVTGEIACSELTTDDVGDPTALPELLDQIDGDVTRFIADGAYDGDPTSDLLVKLFGVDVEITIPPPKTAVLSAEAVGNPTLRDQRIAAIRTGGRMAWQVSSGYNQRSRGETQMGRWKMVIGPKLKARSFPNQKTEAKIGTHILNKMTELGRAKFEVVS
- a CDS encoding ATP-binding cassette domain-containing protein, coding for MASNNADHDRSDGAPLFRMSRISKNFGGLKALVNVDLILNAGEVLALCGDNGAGKSTLIKVATGVYQPNVGKIELDGTEIALSSPAEAKKLGIQCVHQTLALADMLGAPENLFLGAELTKSWFGGLIKVLDNKRMRKESAEALRDILDVELPNPDQPVYYRSGGQKQSIAIARAIYKTNPKLIILDEPTAALGPEETEKTLELTRKLRDQGYGVILISHNLEEVMAYADRVMVLWRGQKIGERTISETSRGEILQMIMGSNETVARANA